One window of the Oncorhynchus keta strain PuntledgeMale-10-30-2019 unplaced genomic scaffold, Oket_V2 Un_contig_17556_pilon_pilon, whole genome shotgun sequence genome contains the following:
- the LOC127919811 gene encoding uncharacterized protein LOC127919811 isoform X5 gives MTKEVGDRTNQVIPDQNIRDQFQMTKEVGDRTNQVIPDQNIRDQFQMTKEVGDRTNQVIPDQNIRDQFQMTKEVGDRTNQVIPDQNIRDQFQMTKEVGDRTNQVIPDQNIRDQFQMTKEVGDRTNQVIPDQNIRDQFQMTKEVGDRTNQVIPDQNIRDQFQMTKEVGDRTNQVIPDQNIRDQFQMTKEVGDRTNQVIPDQNIRDQFQMTKEVGDRTNQVIPDQNIRDQFQMTKEVGDRTQPGNP, from the exons ATGACTAAGGAGGTTGGAGACAGGACCAACCAGGTAATCCCTGATCAGAACATCAGAGACCAGTTTCAGATGACTAAGGAGGTTGGAGACAGGACCAACCAGGTAATCCCTGATCAGAACATCAGAGACCAGTTTCAGATGACTAAGGAGGTTGGGGACAGGACCAACCAGGTAATCCCTGATCAGAACATCAGAGACCAGTTTCAGATGACTAAGGAGGTTGGAGACAGGACCAACCAGGTAATCCCTGATCAGAACATCAGAGACCAGTTTCAGATGACTAAGGAGGTTGGGGACAGGACCAACCAGGTAATCCCTGATCAGAACATCAGAGACCAGTTTCAGATGACTAAGGAGGTTGGGGACAGGACCAACCAGGTAATCCCTGATCAGAACATCAGAGACCAGTTTCAGATGACTAAGGAGGTTGGGGACAGGACCAACCAGGTAATCCCTGATCAGAACATCAGAGACCAGTTTCAGATGACTAAGGAG GTTGGGGACAGGACCAACCAGGTAATCCCTGATCAGAACATCAGAGACCAGTTTCAGATGACTAAGGAGGTTGGGGACAGGACCAACCAG GTAATCCCTGATCAGAACATCAGAGACCAGTTTCAGATGACTAAGGAGGTTGGGGACAGGACCAACCAG GTAATCCCTGATCAGAACATCAGAGACCAGTTTCAGATGACTAAGGAG GTTGGGGACAGGACCCAACCAGGTAATCCCTGA
- the LOC127919811 gene encoding uncharacterized protein LOC127919811 isoform X10, with protein MTKEVGDRTNQVIPDQNIRDQFQMTKEVGDRTNQVIPDQNIRDQFQMTKEVGDRTNQVIPDQNIRDQFQMTKEVGDRTNQVIPDQNIRDQFQMTKEVGDRTNQVIPDQNIRDQFQMTKEVGDRTNQVIPDQNIRDQFQMTKEVGDRTNQVIPDQNIRDQFQMTKEVGDRTNQVIPDQNIRDQFQMTKEVGDRTQPGNP; from the exons ATGACTAAGGAGGTTGGAGACAGGACCAACCAGGTAATCCCTGATCAGAACATCAGAGACCAGTTTCAGATGACTAAGGAGGTTGGAGACAGGACCAACCAGGTAATCCCTGATCAGAACATCAGAGACCAGTTTCAGATGACTAAGGAGGTTGGGGACAGGACCAACCAGGTAATCCCTGATCAGAACATCAGAGACCAGTTTCAGATGACTAAGGAGGTTGGAGACAGGACCAACCAGGTAATCCCTGATCAGAACATCAGAGACCAGTTTCAGATGACTAAGGAGGTTGGGGACAGGACCAACCAGGTAATCCCTGATCAGAACATCAGAGACCAGTTTCAGATGACTAAGGAGGTTGGGGACAGGACCAACCAGGTAATCCCTGATCAGAACATCAGAGACCAGTTTCAGATGACTAAGGAGGTTGGGGACAGGACCAACCAGGTAATCCCTGATCAGAACATCAGAGACCAGTTTCAGATGACTAAGGAG GTTGGGGACAGGACCAACCAGGTAATCCCTGATCAGAACATCAGAGACCAGTTTCAGATGACTAAGGAGGTTGGGGACAGGACCCAACCAGGTAATCCCTGA
- the LOC127919819 gene encoding zinc finger protein 436-like, producing the protein MTHSGKKPHQCSVCGKCFLRYQDLKRHQVIHKGEGASTEKPHQCSVCEESFLKLDDLNIHVTIHTGEKTKHICQPCGKTFTLLQDLKTHQRTHTGEKPYHCSKCPESFGNLLEYREHKQTHNNKKPYLCDQCGQTFTHFYTLKTHRSIHTGENLLHCSYCGRGFTQKTSLATHILIHTKENRTSALCAANVLPEAKA; encoded by the exons ATGACGCACAGTGGAAAGAAACCCCACCAGTGCTCCGTCTGTGGGAAGTGTTTCCTGCGATACCAGGACCTGAAGAGACACCAGGTGATCCACAAAG GAGAGGGCGCCAGCACAGAAAAACCCCACCAGTGCTCTGTCTGCGAGGAGAGTTTCTTGAAGCTCGACGACTTGAACATTCACGTGACgatccacacaggagagaagaccaagcacatctgccaaccatgtgggAAGACCTTCACTCTGCTGCAGGACCTAAAGACTCACCAGCGCACCCATACGGGAGAGAAACCGTACCACTGCTCCAAGTGCCCAGAGAGCTTTGGCAACCTGTTGGAGTACAGGGAGCACAAGCAGACGCACAATAACAAGAAACCGTACCTTTGTGACCAATGCGGCCAGACGTTCACCCACTTCTACACCCTCAAGACCCACCGGTCAATCCACACAGGGGAGAACCTCCTCCACTGCTCCTACTGTGGGAGGGGCTTCACTCAGAAAACCTCCTTGGCGACCCACATACTGATCCACACCAAGGAAAACCGCACCAGTGCTCTGTGTGCGGCCAACGTTTTGCCAGAAGCGAAAGCCTGA
- the LOC127919811 gene encoding uncharacterized protein LOC127919811 isoform X4, producing MTKEVGDRTNQVIPDQNIRDQFQMTKEVGDRTNQVIPDQNIRDQFQMTKEVGDRTNQVIPDQNIRDQFQMTKEVGDRTNQVIPDQNIRDQFQMTKEVGDRTNQVIPDQNIRDQFQMTKEVGDRTNQVIPDQNIRDQFQMTKEVGDRTNQVIPDQNIRDQFQMTKEVGDRTNQVIPDQNIRDQFQMTKEVGDRTNQVIPDQNIRDQFQMTKEVGDRTNQVIPDQNIRDQFQMTKEVGDRTQPGNP from the exons ATGACTAAGGAGGTTGGAGACAGGACCAACCAGGTAATCCCTGATCAGAACATCAGAGACCAGTTTCAGATGACTAAGGAGGTTGGAGACAGGACCAACCAGGTAATCCCTGATCAGAACATCAGAGACCAGTTTCAGATGACTAAGGAGGTTGGGGACAGGACCAACCAGGTAATCCCTGATCAGAACATCAGAGACCAGTTTCAGATGACTAAGGAGGTTGGAGACAGGACCAACCAGGTAATCCCTGATCAGAACATCAGAGACCAGTTTCAGATGACTAAGGAGGTTGGGGACAGGACCAACCAGGTAATCCCTGATCAGAACATCAGAGACCAGTTTCAGATGACTAAGGAGGTTGGGGACAGGACCAACCAGGTAATCCCTGATCAGAACATCAGAGACCAGTTTCAGATGACTAAGGAGGTTGGGGACAGGACCAACCAGGTAATCCCTGATCAGAACATCAGAGACCAGTTTCAGATGACTAAGGAG GTTGGGGACAGGACCAACCAGGTAATCCCTGATCAGAACATCAGAGACCAGTTTCAGATGACTAAGGAG GTTGGAGACAGGACCAACCAGGTAATCCCTGATCAGAACATCAGAGACCAGTTTCAGATGACTAAGGAGGTTGGGGACAGGACCAACCAGGTAATCCCTGATCAGAACATCAGAGACCAGTTTCAGATGACTAAGGAGGTTGGGGACAGGACCCAACCAGGTAATCCCTGA
- the LOC127919811 gene encoding uncharacterized protein LOC127919811 isoform X12, with protein MTKEVGDRTNQVIPDQNIRDQFQMTKEVGDRTNQVIPDQNIRDQFQMTKEVGDRTNQVIPDQNIRDQFQMTKEVGDRTNQVIPDQNIRDQFQMTKEVGDRTNQVIPDQNIRDQFQMTKEVGDRTNQVIPDQNIRDQFQMTKEVGDRTNQVIPDQNIRDQFQMTKEVGDRTQPGNP; from the coding sequence ATGACTAAGGAGGTTGGAGACAGGACCAACCAGGTAATCCCTGATCAGAACATCAGAGACCAGTTTCAGATGACTAAGGAGGTTGGAGACAGGACCAACCAGGTAATCCCTGATCAGAACATCAGAGACCAGTTTCAGATGACTAAGGAGGTTGGGGACAGGACCAACCAGGTAATCCCTGATCAGAACATCAGAGACCAGTTTCAGATGACTAAGGAGGTTGGAGACAGGACCAACCAGGTAATCCCTGATCAGAACATCAGAGACCAGTTTCAGATGACTAAGGAGGTTGGGGACAGGACCAACCAGGTAATCCCTGATCAGAACATCAGAGACCAGTTTCAGATGACTAAGGAGGTTGGGGACAGGACCAACCAGGTAATCCCTGATCAGAACATCAGAGACCAGTTTCAGATGACTAAGGAGGTTGGGGACAGGACCAACCAGGTAATCCCTGATCAGAACATCAGAGACCAGTTTCAGATGACTAAGGAGGTTGGGGACAGGACCCAACCAGGTAATCCCTGA
- the LOC127919811 gene encoding uncharacterized protein LOC127919811 isoform X8 encodes MTKEVGDRTNQVIPDQNIRDQFQMTKEVGDRTNQVIPDQNIRDQFQMTKEVGDRTNQVIPDQNIRDQFQMTKEVGDRTNQVIPDQNIRDQFQMTKEVGDRTNQVIPDQNIRDQFQMTKEVGDRTNQVIPDQNIRDQFQMTKEVGDRTNQVIPDQNIRDQFQMTKEVGDRTNQVIPDQNIRDQFQMTKEVGDRTNQVIPDQNIRDQFQMTKEVGDRTQPGNP; translated from the exons ATGACTAAGGAGGTTGGAGACAGGACCAACCAGGTAATCCCTGATCAGAACATCAGAGACCAGTTTCAGATGACTAAGGAGGTTGGAGACAGGACCAACCAGGTAATCCCTGATCAGAACATCAGAGACCAGTTTCAGATGACTAAGGAGGTTGGGGACAGGACCAACCAGGTAATCCCTGATCAGAACATCAGAGACCAGTTTCAGATGACTAAGGAGGTTGGAGACAGGACCAACCAGGTAATCCCTGATCAGAACATCAGAGACCAGTTTCAGATGACTAAGGAGGTTGGGGACAGGACCAACCAGGTAATCCCTGATCAGAACATCAGAGACCAGTTTCAGATGACTAAGGAGGTTGGGGACAGGACCAACCAGGTAATCCCTGATCAGAACATCAGAGACCAGTTTCAGATGACTAAGGAGGTTGGGGACAGGACCAACCAGGTAATCCCTGATCAGAACATCAGAGACCAGTTTCAGATGACTAAGGAG GTTGGGGACAGGACCAACCAGGTAATCCCTGATCAGAACATCAGAGACCAGTTTCAGATGACTAAGGAGGTTGGGGACAGGACCAACCAG GTAATCCCTGATCAGAACATCAGAGACCAGTTTCAGATGACTAAGGAGGTTGGGGACAGGACCCAACCAGGTAATCCCTGA
- the LOC127919811 gene encoding uncharacterized protein LOC127919811 isoform X1 yields the protein MTKEVGDRTNQVIPDQNIRDQFQMTKEVGDRTNQVIPDQNIRDQFQMTKEVGDRTNQVIPDQNIRDQFQMTKEVGDRTNQVIPDQNIRDQFQMTKEVGDRTNQVIPDQNIRDQFQMTKEVGDRTNQVIPDQNIRDQFQMTKEVGDRTNQVIPDQNIRDQFQMTKEVGDRTNQVIPDQNIRDQFQMTKEVGDRTNQVIPDQNIRDQFQMTKEVGDRTNQVIPDQNIRDQFQMTKEVGDRTNQVIPDQNIRDQFQMTKEVGDRTQPGNP from the exons ATGACTAAGGAGGTTGGAGACAGGACCAACCAGGTAATCCCTGATCAGAACATCAGAGACCAGTTTCAGATGACTAAGGAGGTTGGAGACAGGACCAACCAGGTAATCCCTGATCAGAACATCAGAGACCAGTTTCAGATGACTAAGGAGGTTGGGGACAGGACCAACCAGGTAATCCCTGATCAGAACATCAGAGACCAGTTTCAGATGACTAAGGAGGTTGGAGACAGGACCAACCAGGTAATCCCTGATCAGAACATCAGAGACCAGTTTCAGATGACTAAGGAGGTTGGGGACAGGACCAACCAGGTAATCCCTGATCAGAACATCAGAGACCAGTTTCAGATGACTAAGGAGGTTGGGGACAGGACCAACCAGGTAATCCCTGATCAGAACATCAGAGACCAGTTTCAGATGACTAAGGAGGTTGGGGACAGGACCAACCAGGTAATCCCTGATCAGAACATCAGAGACCAGTTTCAGATGACTAAGGAG GTTGGGGACAGGACCAACCAGGTAATCCCTGATCAGAACATCAGAGACCAGTTTCAGATGACTAAGGAGGTTGGGGACAGGACCAACCAG GTAATCCCTGATCAGAACATCAGAGACCAGTTTCAGATGACTAAGGAGGTTGGGGACAGGACCAACCAG GTAATCCCTGATCAGAACATCAGAGACCAGTTTCAGATGACTAAGGAGGTTGGGGACAGGACCAACCAGGTAATCCCTGATCAGAACATCAGAGACCAGTTTCAGATGACTAAGGAGGTTGGGGACAGGACCCAACCAGGTAATCCCTGA
- the LOC127919811 gene encoding uncharacterized protein LOC127919811 isoform X9: MTKEVGDRTNQVIPDQNIRDQFQMTKEVGDRTNQVIPDQNIRDQFQMTKEVGDRTNQVIPDQNIRDQFQMTKEVGDRTNQVIPDQNIRDQFQMTKEVGDRTNQVIPDQNIRDQFQMTKEVGDRTNQVIPDQNIRDQFQMTKEVGDRTNQVIPDQNIRDQFQMTKEVGDRTNQVIPDQNIRDQFQMTKEVGDRTNQVIPDQNIRDQFQMTKEVGDRTQPGNP; this comes from the exons ATGACTAAGGAGGTTGGAGACAGGACCAACCAGGTAATCCCTGATCAGAACATCAGAGACCAGTTTCAGATGACTAAGGAGGTTGGAGACAGGACCAACCAGGTAATCCCTGATCAGAACATCAGAGACCAGTTTCAGATGACTAAGGAGGTTGGGGACAGGACCAACCAGGTAATCCCTGATCAGAACATCAGAGACCAGTTTCAGATGACTAAGGAGGTTGGAGACAGGACCAACCAGGTAATCCCTGATCAGAACATCAGAGACCAGTTTCAGATGACTAAGGAGGTTGGGGACAGGACCAACCAGGTAATCCCTGATCAGAACATCAGAGACCAGTTTCAGATGACTAAGGAGGTTGGGGACAGGACCAACCAGGTAATCCCTGATCAGAACATCAGAGACCAGTTTCAGATGACTAAGGAGGTTGGGGACAGGACCAACCAGGTAATCCCTGATCAGAACATCAGAGACCAGTTTCAGATGACTAAGGAG GTTGGGGACAGGACCAACCAGGTAATCCCTGATCAGAACATCAGAGACCAGTTTCAGATGACTAAGGAG GTTGGAGACAGGACCAACCAGGTAATCCCTGATCAGAACATCAGAGACCAGTTTCAGATGACTAAGGAG GTTGGGGACAGGACCCAACCAGGTAATCCCTGA
- the LOC127919811 gene encoding uncharacterized protein LOC127919811 isoform X2, with amino-acid sequence MTKEVGDRTNQVIPDQNIRDQFQMTKEVGDRTNQVIPDQNIRDQFQMTKEVGDRTNQVIPDQNIRDQFQMTKEVGDRTNQVIPDQNIRDQFQMTKEVGDRTNQVIPDQNIRDQFQMTKEVGDRTNQVIPDQNIRDQFQMTKEVGDRTNQVIPDQNIRDQFQMTKEVGDRTNQVIPDQNIRDQFQMTKEVGDRTNQVIPDQNIRDQFQMTKEVGDRTNQVIPDQNIRDQFQMTKEVGDRTQPGNP; translated from the exons ATGACTAAGGAGGTTGGAGACAGGACCAACCAGGTAATCCCTGATCAGAACATCAGAGACCAGTTTCAGATGACTAAGGAGGTTGGAGACAGGACCAACCAGGTAATCCCTGATCAGAACATCAGAGACCAGTTTCAGATGACTAAGGAGGTTGGGGACAGGACCAACCAGGTAATCCCTGATCAGAACATCAGAGACCAGTTTCAGATGACTAAGGAGGTTGGAGACAGGACCAACCAGGTAATCCCTGATCAGAACATCAGAGACCAGTTTCAGATGACTAAGGAGGTTGGGGACAGGACCAACCAGGTAATCCCTGATCAGAACATCAGAGACCAGTTTCAGATGACTAAGGAGGTTGGGGACAGGACCAACCAGGTAATCCCTGATCAGAACATCAGAGACCAGTTTCAGATGACTAAGGAGGTTGGGGACAGGACCAACCAGGTAATCCCTGATCAGAACATCAGAGACCAGTTTCAGATGACTAAGGAG GTTGGGGACAGGACCAACCAGGTAATCCCTGATCAGAACATCAGAGACCAGTTTCAGATGACTAAGGAGGTTGGGGACAGGACCAACCAG GTAATCCCTGATCAGAACATCAGAGACCAGTTTCAGATGACTAAGGAGGTTGGGGACAGGACCAACCAGGTAATCCCTGATCAGAACATCAGAGACCAGTTTCAGATGACTAAGGAGGTTGGGGACAGGACCCAACCAGGTAATCCCTGA
- the LOC127919811 gene encoding uncharacterized protein LOC127919811 isoform X6 translates to MTKEVGDRTNQVIPDQNIRDQFQMTKEVGDRTNQVIPDQNIRDQFQMTKEVGDRTNQVIPDQNIRDQFQMTKEVGDRTNQVIPDQNIRDQFQMTKEVGDRTNQVIPDQNIRDQFQMTKEVGDRTNQVIPDQNIRDQFQMTKEVGDRTNQVIPDQNIRDQFQMTKEVGDRTNQVIPDQNIRDQFQMTKEVGDRTNQVIPDQNIRDQFQMTKEVGDRTQPGNP, encoded by the exons ATGACTAAGGAG GTTGGGGACAGGACCAACCAGGTAATCCCTGATCAGAACATCAGAGACCAGTTTCAGATGACTAAGGAGGTTGGAGACAGGACCAACCAGGTAATCCCTGATCAGAACATCAGAGACCAGTTTCAGATGACTAAGGAGGTTGGGGACAGGACCAACCAGGTAATCCCTGATCAGAACATCAGAGACCAGTTTCAGATGACTAAGGAGGTTGGGGACAGGACCAACCAGGTAATCCCTGATCAGAACATCAGAGACCAGTTTCAGATGACTAAGGAGGTTGGGGACAGGACCAACCAGGTAATCCCTGATCAGAACATCAGAGACCAGTTTCAGATGACTAAGGAG GTTGGGGACAGGACCAACCAGGTAATCCCTGATCAGAACATCAGAGACCAGTTTCAGATGACTAAGGAGGTTGGGGACAGGACCAACCAG GTAATCCCTGATCAGAACATCAGAGACCAGTTTCAGATGACTAAGGAGGTTGGGGACAGGACCAACCAG GTAATCCCTGATCAGAACATCAGAGACCAGTTTCAGATGACTAAGGAGGTTGGGGACAGGACCAACCAGGTAATCCCTGATCAGAACATCAGAGACCAGTTTCAGATGACTAAGGAGGTTGGGGACAGGACCCAACCAGGTAATCCCTGA
- the LOC127919811 gene encoding uncharacterized protein LOC127919811 isoform X7 translates to MTKEVGDRTNQVIPDQNIRDQFQMTKEVGDRTNQVIPDQNIRDQFQMTKEVGDRTNQVIPDQNIRDQFQMTKEVGDRTNQVIPDQNIRDQFQMTKEVGDRTNQVIPDQNIRDQFQMTKEVGDRTNQVIPDQNIRDQFQMTKEVGDRTNQVIPDQNIRDQFQMTKEVGDRTNQVIPDQNIRDQFQMTKEVGDRTNQVIPDQNIRDQFQMTKEVGDRTQPGNP, encoded by the exons ATGACTAAGGAGGTTGGAGACAGGACCAACCAGGTAATCCCTGATCAGAACATCAGAGACCAGTTTCAGATGACTAAGGAGGTTGGAGACAGGACCAACCAGGTAATCCCTGATCAGAACATCAGAGACCAGTTTCAGATGACTAAGGAGGTTGGGGACAGGACCAACCAGGTAATCCCTGATCAGAACATCAGAGACCAGTTTCAGATGACTAAGGAGGTTGGAGACAGGACCAACCAGGTAATCCCTGATCAGAACATCAGAGACCAGTTTCAGATGACTAAGGAGGTTGGGGACAGGACCAACCAGGTAATCCCTGATCAGAACATCAGAGACCAGTTTCAGATGACTAAGGAGGTTGGGGACAGGACCAACCAGGTAATCCCTGATCAGAACATCAGAGACCAGTTTCAGATGACTAAGGAGGTTGGGGACAGGACCAACCAGGTAATCCCTGATCAGAACATCAGAGACCAGTTTCAGATGACTAAGGAG GTTGGAGACAGGACCAACCAGGTAATCCCTGATCAGAACATCAGAGACCAGTTTCAGATGACTAAGGAGGTTGGGGACAGGACCAACCAGGTAATCCCTGATCAGAACATCAGAGACCAGTTTCAGATGACTAAGGAGGTTGGGGACAGGACCCAACCAGGTAATCCCTGA
- the LOC127919811 gene encoding uncharacterized protein LOC127919811 isoform X3, with amino-acid sequence MTKEVGDRTNQVIPDQNIRDQFQMTKEVGDRTNQVIPDQNIRDQFQMTKEVGDRTNQVIPDQNIRDQFQMTKEVGDRTNQVIPDQNIRDQFQMTKEVGDRTNQVIPDQNIRDQFQMTKEVGDRTNQVIPDQNIRDQFQMTKEVGDRTNQVIPDQNIRDQFQMTKEVGDRTNQVIPDQNIRDQFQMTKEVGDRTNQVIPDQNIRDQFQMTKEVGDRTNQVIPDQNIRDQFQMTKEVGDRTQPGNP; translated from the exons ATGACTAAGGAGGTTGGAGACAGGACCAACCAGGTAATCCCTGATCAGAACATCAGAGACCAGTTTCAGATGACTAAGGAGGTTGGAGACAGGACCAACCAGGTAATCCCTGATCAGAACATCAGAGACCAGTTTCAGATGACTAAGGAGGTTGGGGACAGGACCAACCAGGTAATCCCTGATCAGAACATCAGAGACCAGTTTCAGATGACTAAGGAG GTTGGGGACAGGACCAACCAGGTAATCCCTGATCAGAACATCAGAGACCAGTTTCAGATGACTAAGGAGGTTGGGGACAGGACCAACCAGGTAATCCCTGATCAGAACATCAGAGACCAGTTTCAGATGACTAAGGAGGTTGGGGACAGGACCAACCAGGTAATCCCTGATCAGAACATCAGAGACCAGTTTCAGATGACTAAGGAG GTTGGGGACAGGACCAACCAGGTAATCCCTGATCAGAACATCAGAGACCAGTTTCAGATGACTAAGGAGGTTGGGGACAGGACCAACCAG GTAATCCCTGATCAGAACATCAGAGACCAGTTTCAGATGACTAAGGAGGTTGGGGACAGGACCAACCAG GTAATCCCTGATCAGAACATCAGAGACCAGTTTCAGATGACTAAGGAGGTTGGGGACAGGACCAACCAGGTAATCCCTGATCAGAACATCAGAGACCAGTTTCAGATGACTAAGGAGGTTGGGGACAGGACCCAACCAGGTAATCCCTGA
- the LOC127919811 gene encoding uncharacterized protein LOC127919811 isoform X11: protein MTKEVGDRTNQVIPDQNIRDQFQMTKEVGDRTNQVIPDQNIRDQFQMTKEVGDRTNQVIPDQNIRDQFQMTKEVGDRTNQVIPDQNIRDQFQMTKEVGDRTNQVIPDQNIRDQFQMTKEVGDRTNQVIPDQNIRDQFQMTKEVGDRTNQVIPDQNIRDQFQMTKEVGDRTNQVIPDQNIRDQFQMTKEVGDRTQPGNP, encoded by the exons ATGACTAAGGAGGTTGGAGACAGGACCAACCAGGTAATCCCTGATCAGAACATCAGAGACCAGTTTCAGATGACTAAGGAGGTTGGAGACAGGACCAACCAGGTAATCCCTGATCAGAACATCAGAGACCAGTTTCAGATGACTAAGGAGGTTGGGGACAGGACCAACCAGGTAATCCCTGATCAGAACATCAGAGACCAGTTTCAGATGACTAAGGAGGTTGGAGACAGGACCAACCAGGTAATCCCTGATCAGAACATCAGAGACCAGTTTCAGATGACTAAGGAGGTTGGGGACAGGACCAACCAGGTAATCCCTGATCAGAACATCAGAGACCAGTTTCAGATGACTAAGGAGGTTGGGGACAGGACCAACCAGGTAATCCCTGATCAGAACATCAGAGACCAGTTTCAGATGACTAAGGAG GTTGGAGACAGGACCAACCAGGTAATCCCTGATCAGAACATCAGAGACCAGTTTCAGATGACTAAGGAGGTTGGGGACAGGACCAACCAGGTAATCCCTGATCAGAACATCAGAGACCAGTTTCAGATGACTAAGGAGGTTGGGGACAGGACCCAACCAGGTAATCCCTGA
- the LOC127919820 gene encoding zinc finger protein 696-like, producing the protein MQRHSGEKPHQCSFCGKRSTIHRPEETPDDPQSSHLGQTVPLFGVRQDVHLAHQPEDPPEDPQRRQTPPVFRLREAFPVAVCSEETPGGAQRRERHLGPRQPRGSRTGAEAVPGPKRLYLCSECGKRFTTAPLLKSHMKSHSGRYTTSAPVCGKCFLLFQDLKRHQEIHKGGNNSDADSPGEADPERPFPCSVCGKRFTAAFRLKAHMKIHSGEKPHQCSVCGKAFLRPYDLKRHLVTHKGEGTSSDPDSPGILTRS; encoded by the exons ATGCAGAGACACAGCGGAGAGAAACCCCACCAGTGCTCCTTCTGTGGGAAGCGCTCTACGATCCACAGACCTGAAGAGACACCAGATGATCCACAAAG CAGTCACCTCGGACAGACCGTACCGCTGTTCGGAGTGCGGCAAGACGTTCACCTCGCCCACCAGCCTGAGGATCCACCTGAAGATCCACAGCGAAGACAAACCCCACCAGTGTTCCGTCTGCGGGAAGCGTTTCCTGTGGCTGTGTGTTCTGAAGAGACACCAGGTGGGGCACAAAG GAGAGAGCGCCACCTCGGACCCAGACAGCCCAGGGGATCCCGAACAGGGGCAGAAGCCGTACCCGGACCTAAAAGACTGTACCTCTGCTCAGAGTGTGGCAAGAGGTTCACCACAGCGCCTTTACTAAAGTCTCACATGAAGTCTCACAGTGGGAGATACACCACCAGTGCTCCGGTCTGTGGGAAGTGTTTCCTGCTGTTCCAGGACCTCAAGAGACACCAGGAGAtccacaaag GGGGCAACAACTCTGACGCAGACAGTCCAGGGGAAGCAGATCCGGAGAGACCGTTCccctgctctgtgtgtggtaAGAGGTTCACCGCAGCCTTCAGGCTTAAGGCACACATGAAGATCCACAGCGGAGAGAAACCCCACCAGTGCTCCGTCTGTGGCAAGGCCTTCCTTCGACCCTACGACCTTAAAAGACATCTGGTGACCCATAAAG GAGAGGGCACCAGCTCTGACCCTGACAGTCCAGGGATCCTGACCAGGAGTTGA